The Bacillus sp. Y1 genome has a window encoding:
- a CDS encoding IscS subfamily cysteine desulfurase, translating to MKYFDYAATCPLDPEAASAFVKASTEYYGNSQSLHDIGSRASTLLEGCREEIARLLGVKKEGVYFTSGGSEGNFLAIQSLLSQLSKKGKHIITNIAEHSSIHSSLKMLKGYEITELPLMENGMIDVQQFQSAIRDDTVLACIQHVNSEIGTIQPLNEIGALCKENGILLHSDCVQSFGKLDVKTITPFVDSIAISGHKIYGPKGIGALYVSPSIPFDSYYPNTSHERGMRPGTVNIPAIVSMVTAASKQVRNLPHNYEHMKSLREQFLSHLMDIRDEISIHGNEDEQLPSILGLRIKGLEGQWVMLEANRKGYAISTGSACQVGLSTPSKTMIALGIDDKSAKEFIRISFGIHTTEEDVKGLAQTIIAIIQEAPQRDNQITIMVK from the coding sequence ATGAAATATTTTGATTATGCTGCTACTTGTCCACTGGACCCCGAAGCTGCCTCAGCATTTGTTAAAGCATCAACTGAGTATTATGGAAATTCTCAAAGCCTACATGATATAGGGAGTCGTGCATCCACCTTACTTGAAGGGTGCAGGGAGGAGATTGCAAGATTACTAGGTGTAAAGAAGGAAGGAGTTTATTTTACAAGCGGAGGTTCTGAAGGGAATTTTCTTGCGATTCAATCTCTTTTATCTCAATTATCAAAAAAAGGAAAGCATATTATCACAAATATTGCTGAACATTCCTCTATCCATTCATCCTTAAAAATGTTAAAAGGCTATGAGATAACTGAATTGCCCTTAATGGAAAATGGAATGATTGATGTACAGCAGTTTCAATCCGCGATTCGTGATGATACCGTACTTGCTTGTATACAACATGTTAATTCTGAAATTGGGACGATACAGCCACTAAATGAAATTGGTGCGCTTTGTAAGGAAAATGGGATTCTCCTACACAGTGACTGTGTACAATCCTTTGGGAAATTGGATGTAAAAACGATTACTCCATTCGTAGATAGCATTGCCATCTCGGGTCATAAAATATATGGGCCTAAAGGGATTGGTGCGCTATATGTTTCACCATCCATTCCATTTGATTCGTATTACCCAAATACGTCACATGAGCGTGGAATGAGACCAGGAACAGTGAATATTCCTGCCATTGTTAGCATGGTTACAGCTGCCAGTAAACAAGTAAGAAACTTGCCCCATAATTATGAACATATGAAATCTTTACGTGAACAGTTTCTCTCTCATCTAATGGACATAAGAGATGAAATCAGTATTCATGGTAATGAAGATGAACAGCTACCATCCATCCTAGGTCTTCGAATAAAAGGACTTGAAGGCCAATGGGTGATGCTAGAGGCTAACCGTAAAGGATACGCAATCTCTACTGGAAGTGCCTGCCAAGTGGGACTGAGTACCCCCTCCAAAACGATGATCGCACTAGGGATAGATGATAAGTCAGCAAAAGAGTTCATCCGTATATCATTCGGGATTCATACAACTGAAGAAGATGTGAAAGGGTTGGCTCAAACCATTATTGCTATCATCC
- the nadB gene encoding L-aspartate oxidase: MIHSDVLIIGSGVAALQLAKKLSCDINVIVLTKSKATDGNSNLAQGGIAAAIAMEDHPDKHYLDTLEAGRYTNDRELVKEMTTMAPDLIKEMVCDGCTFDRAKDGGLLLGLEGAHSHNRIVHSGGDATGKNVMNFLLKETMHVQIIEEMVVYELLVIDGKCIGVKAKNKHGETNVFLANHVVLATGGLGQLYSFTSNAETVVGDGIALAYRAGAEVADLEFIQFHPTLLFVEGKCQGLVSEAVRGEGGFLTLQDGTRIMKNVHPMEDLAPRHIVSQTIFDYLQSGEQVFLDIRNIREFTKKFPTITKMCEENRINLSKGLIPVVPGCHFLMGGVKIDHYGRTSVQNLYAIGEVAYTGIHGANRLASNSLLEGLFFGKRLAGLFNQTVKQDSSLFSIIETSARKMGTVSLPDKAVIQANMMKHAGIVRNKKDLQEHLSWLESFQIQELISYSIDEISKEDIQVIFMLITAWLVTKSALLRDESRGGHFREDFPIEDNAWVEKKIILKHRQEQGDSYEQIKAAFAT, from the coding sequence ATGATACACTCCGATGTTTTAATTATTGGAAGTGGAGTGGCTGCTTTGCAATTAGCAAAGAAGCTTAGCTGTGATATAAATGTGATTGTTCTCACAAAGTCAAAAGCGACAGATGGAAATTCTAATCTTGCTCAGGGCGGCATAGCGGCGGCAATAGCTATGGAAGACCATCCAGACAAACATTATCTTGATACGTTGGAGGCAGGAAGGTACACGAATGATCGTGAGCTAGTGAAAGAAATGACAACAATGGCTCCAGACCTAATTAAAGAAATGGTTTGTGATGGATGTACGTTTGACCGAGCGAAAGATGGCGGCTTACTGCTTGGATTGGAAGGTGCACATAGTCATAACCGAATCGTTCATAGCGGTGGGGATGCAACAGGGAAAAATGTGATGAATTTTTTATTAAAGGAAACCATGCACGTACAAATAATCGAAGAAATGGTTGTTTATGAGTTGTTGGTTATAGATGGAAAGTGTATCGGGGTAAAAGCTAAAAATAAACATGGAGAGACAAATGTTTTTCTTGCAAACCATGTTGTTTTAGCAACAGGAGGACTTGGTCAACTTTATAGTTTTACTTCTAATGCAGAAACGGTGGTCGGGGATGGAATTGCATTAGCATACCGTGCAGGTGCGGAAGTGGCAGATTTAGAATTTATTCAATTCCACCCAACTCTTTTGTTTGTTGAAGGGAAGTGTCAAGGACTAGTTTCGGAAGCAGTTCGCGGAGAAGGGGGATTTCTAACTTTACAGGATGGAACAAGAATTATGAAAAATGTACATCCCATGGAAGACCTAGCACCAAGACATATTGTGTCACAAACAATATTTGATTATTTGCAATCAGGTGAACAAGTATTTTTAGATATTCGTAATATAAGAGAATTTACCAAAAAGTTTCCAACCATAACAAAAATGTGTGAGGAGAATCGAATTAACCTTTCAAAAGGTCTTATACCAGTTGTGCCTGGCTGCCATTTTTTAATGGGTGGAGTGAAAATCGATCATTATGGACGTACAAGTGTCCAGAACCTATATGCAATTGGCGAGGTAGCTTACACAGGAATACACGGTGCCAACCGATTAGCTAGTAACTCCTTATTAGAAGGTCTTTTTTTCGGGAAGAGGCTTGCCGGTTTATTCAACCAAACAGTCAAGCAGGATTCATCTTTATTTTCCATCATTGAAACAAGTGCAAGGAAGATGGGAACAGTATCACTCCCAGATAAGGCAGTCATACAGGCAAATATGATGAAACATGCAGGGATTGTAAGAAACAAGAAAGATCTACAAGAGCATTTATCTTGGCTAGAGAGCTTCCAAATACAAGAGCTGATTAGTTATTCAATCGATGAAATATCAAAGGAAGATATCCAAGTGATTTTTATGTTAATTACCGCTTGGTTAGTTACGAAATCAGCACTTCTTCGAGATGAGAGCCGAGGTGGGCATTTCCGCGAGGATTTTCCAATTGAAGATAACGCCTGGGTAGAGAAAAAAATCATTTTAAAACATAGACAGGAGCAGGGAGATTCCTATGAACAAATTAAAGCTGCGTTTGCAACTTGA